ACGTTGGTGGAGATGGCACAGCTGGAGATAAACACAGCATAGGCATCGATGGTCTGCACCAGCAGAACACAGTTGTAGGGAAACTGAGATAAGACAAAGACAGTAAGCACAGTGATAGTCACCTTCAGGGCCCTGTGCTTGGACGACTTCTTGGCTTGTATCAGAGTGTGAATGATGATAGTGTAGCAGCAAGCCATGACCACAAAGGGAAGGAAGAACCCCAGGATGACCTTCAGGGTCAAGACAGCCGACTTCAGTTTGGTACTCTCGTCACTAGGGTAGACCATGGTACAGATGGCAACGTCATGTTCGTTCTTGACTTGGCTGTACAGGAGTTCTGGGATGCAGAGAGCAGCCGCCATCACCCAGACAGTGAAACAAACcattttgctgtacagaagcctCTTCTGCCTCCAGGTGTGCGCTCTCATGGCCTGAGCAACGGCGATGTACCGGTCCACGCTGATGCACATGATCAGCAGCACACAGCTGTAGAAGTTCATCTTGTACATGCTGTTGACCACTTTGCACATGAAGGTTTCGAATTTCCACTGGTCGGCGGCAGCAATGGCCCAGAAGGGAAGGGTGACGAGAAAGAGAAGGTCAGCAATCGCCAAATTCAAGAGGAACATGTCGGTCATGGTCTTCACCCTCGTGCAGTACCAATAGACGAGGATGACCAGACTGTTGCCCAAGGCACCCACGAGGAACACCAGCCAGTACAAGGGGGGAAGGAAGTGACTTGCAAACTGCCTGACGTGGTTTTTCTTACAGAAGAGGTTGGCGAAGCTGAAGTTCCCGTAGTCATCCATGGAAGGCATGATGTCGTAGCTGTAGTCGTCGGACATGTTCAGGATGAGGCTCTGCAAGGAGACACAAGACGGCGTGAGGCCAAGGGCAGGCTCTTGGAGGTCCTGTCTGatggcaggggcagggagccctTCACCCCTCCAGTCCCAAAAGTCTGTGATAAGACAGAAGAAGTGTATGTGTAGGAAGTAGGAATTCTGAGAGCACTGCTTGGCTTGTGAAAGATGTATTTATTTGACAAATGTTTACCGAGCACCTACGATATGGCAGGTACTGTGCACGAGCTAAAGGTACAGTGGGAAGTAAGTCAGATGTGGTTCCTGCTCTTGTGGAACTTATTTTCTCAGGGAGGAGACACACAAGCAAGAGAATGATGACAGGCTGTGTGACAAGTGCTATGACAGGTGGGGAAGACAGCCCCCGGACCACGGATGGGCCCAAACTTTTATCAAACTACGTGAATGATTTTGATGGTACCATATCCTCTCTACTCCTGCCGTTCCCAAAAGGTCCTCAGTGGCTCTTAAACTTTGCTGAGTCCAGATCCCCATGAGTCTTCTGAAAGCTATGCATCCTCTGAGAAGCTCCAAATGGTCACCCATGTCCCCACttatacatgtgcacacacatggacacacacacattcatacatgcATGTACATGCACACTTCACAAGCACTAGGGCAGGCTCCATGATTTCAGGCTCCCTTGTTCAAAATgtgttaagaatttcaaaacagcagagcattaaatcaAGCAAGCAACACTTCTGAGCATGGGGCCCCGTGCAGCTGTACGGAtcacacacccatgaaaccagcCCTCACAGgaacacatacactcacacacacttttacagacacacatgcacacaaacatgcCTGCACTAATACACCAAGTTCATCCGAGAGGACACACCAGAGCCTCCTGGTCTGAGCACCACAGAGAATGACTTCCCACGAGCTGCCTGGCTTTATCCCAGGGTCTGCGTCGAGATGGCATCTGGGGGCTCCCCTGGCAGCCCACCCTCTCCACAGAGACGGATCCTCCAAGGGCCTGTCCACAGAGTTCTGTGTCCCACTCACCAAGACCCAGCCTAGACACTTACTTGGCATGTAAACACAAAGGAGATGTGAAGAGAGTCTATCATATCTCCTGAAGAACAGGTGAGGGTTTTCCTTACTCATGAACCATATGAATTTTGTGACTGATCAGGGTTCTCTTTTTAATCAGGAGGCTCAGTCAAACTGGTAGCCCCATCATAGTAACCAAACAAGACCCTCTCAACCAGCTCCATCCAGTAGGAATATAAAGTGAACCCCCAGTAACGTTTgcattttctagtagccacatgaaagaaggaaaagaaacaggtgacATTCACCTTGGTAATGTATTTTATTGAACCCTAGtatgtctaaaatatttcattgtgtaagCAGTATAAAAGTTACCAAGATACTCTGCATCCTTTTGGGGTGTAGAATGAATGCGTTTTACACTCACAGGGCATCTTGGTTTGAGTGGCCTCATTTCATGTGCTCAAGGGCCCCACGTGGCTCATGGCTACCTCATCAGACAGTACAGCTTTAGGCTGAAAACCGAAGTTCTAACTCCTCCTCTCGATCTTTTCTCCCTGTCCGGTCAGTTTTCCCTGACCCTGTTTTGTgtctgtcccttttttttttttttttctgtcctgttgTACACACCCGGTAAAGTGCCTCAAGCCTGTATTGGGACATCAGGTAGGTGGGGTGGCCAGAGTGAGACAGGGCGTGGTTATTGCTGGAAGTGCCAGGCCCTGCTGTCTGACAGGGCTGACCAGTCTCCTCCACATCTTGTTAGAACATCTAGAAGTTCTCTTACCTGAggtttctcttgctgcctttctTAGCAAACTCTGTTGTTCTCAGACCCTCTTAAAACATGACGTCTGTGCCTACTAGACCACTGTTTGCAGCCCGTTGTCCCCAGTAAGCAGAGGTCTGAGCCAGACCCAGTTCATCCACTGTGAGGAGCAGTGATTGGCTGGGGTGGTGGGGCCCAGACCTGGCCAGGATGGGGTTTGTGTGAAAATGTGACCGTCTCCTCCCTGTTCAGCTAAGTAAATGGCCTGCTCGTCCCCGGCTTGAGAAACAGCCTTCACTTACAATAGATAATGTGATTTGTTCACTCAATCAGCAAGTTATTACTGAGCACGGACCTCATGCCAGGCAAGGAAACCACTTCCAAAAGGACACCATTCATGGTGATAATGGAAATAGAAATGGAGCAAAACACGAGGAAGGCCCACGGCGCCCGAGCCAGGCCCGCAGGTGGGACCCGGGTGGGTGGCTGGGGAAGAGGTCTGCCTGCTTGCAGAGCCCTGACGGCAGCCCCACGAGCTCAGAGGTGCCCTAGACAGGGCAGCGTTGTGGGACGGCTGTGTTACTGCCAAGGGGC
This Camelus ferus isolate YT-003-E chromosome 17, BCGSAC_Cfer_1.0, whole genome shotgun sequence DNA region includes the following protein-coding sequences:
- the CCR9 gene encoding C-C chemokine receptor type 9 isoform X1 → MVPTETTSLILNMSDDYSYDIMPSMDDYGNFSFANLFCKKNHVRQFASHFLPPLYWLVFLVGALGNSLVILVYWYCTRVKTMTDMFLLNLAIADLLFLVTLPFWAIAAADQWKFETFMCKVVNSMYKMNFYSCVLLIMCISVDRYIAVAQAMRAHTWRQKRLLYSKMVCFTVWVMAAALCIPELLYSQVKNEHDVAICTMVYPSDESTKLKSAVLTLKVILGFFLPFVVMACCYTIIIHTLIQAKKSSKHRALKVTITVLTVFVLSQFPYNCVLLVQTIDAYAVFISSCAISTNVDICFQVTQTIAFFHSCLNPVLYVFVGERFRRDLVKTLKNLGCISQAQWVSFTRREGSLKLSSMLVETTSGALSF
- the CCR9 gene encoding C-C chemokine receptor type 9 isoform X2 → MSDDYSYDIMPSMDDYGNFSFANLFCKKNHVRQFASHFLPPLYWLVFLVGALGNSLVILVYWYCTRVKTMTDMFLLNLAIADLLFLVTLPFWAIAAADQWKFETFMCKVVNSMYKMNFYSCVLLIMCISVDRYIAVAQAMRAHTWRQKRLLYSKMVCFTVWVMAAALCIPELLYSQVKNEHDVAICTMVYPSDESTKLKSAVLTLKVILGFFLPFVVMACCYTIIIHTLIQAKKSSKHRALKVTITVLTVFVLSQFPYNCVLLVQTIDAYAVFISSCAISTNVDICFQVTQTIAFFHSCLNPVLYVFVGERFRRDLVKTLKNLGCISQAQWVSFTRREGSLKLSSMLVETTSGALSF